In one Dreissena polymorpha isolate Duluth1 chromosome 7, UMN_Dpol_1.0, whole genome shotgun sequence genomic region, the following are encoded:
- the LOC127837431 gene encoding uncharacterized protein LOC127837431 isoform X44: protein MFSLADTVPQDLQGFMFSLADTVPQDLQGFMFSLVDTVPQDLQGFMFSLADTVPQDLQGFMVSLADMVLQDLQGFMVSLADTVLQDLQGFMVSLADMVPQDLQGFMFSLADTVPQDLQGFLVSLEDTVLQDLQGLMFSLADMVPQDLKGFLVSLADRVLQDLQGFMVSLADTVPQDLQGFMVSLADTVPQDLQGFMFSLVDMVPQDLQGFMVSLADTVPQDLQGFMFSLVDMVPQDLQGFMFSLADTVPQDLQGFMVSLADTVPQDLQGFMFSLVDMVPQDLQGFMVSLADTVPQDLQGFMFSLVDMVPQDLQGFMVSLADTVPQDLQGFMVSLADTVPQDQQGFLVSLADTVPQDLQGFMVSLADMVPQDLQGFMVSLADTVPQDLQGFMVSLADTVPQDLQGFMVSLADMVPQDLQGFLVSLADTVPQDLQGFMVSLADMVLLDLQGFMVSLADTVPQDLQGFMVSLADMVPQDLQGFMVSQADTVPQDLTAGMCRLNRSYHGCIWLIT, encoded by the exons ATGTTCTCACTAGCGGACACGGTACCTCAAGACCTGCAAGGTTTCATGTTCTCACTAGCGGACACGGTACCTCAAGACCTGCAAGGTTTCATGTTCTCACTAGTGGACACGGTACCTCAAGACCTGCAAGGTTTCATGTTCTCACTAGCGGACACGGTACCTCAAGAcctgcaaggtttcatggtctcactaGCGGACATGGTACTTCAAGAcctgcaaggtttcatggtctcactGGCGGACACGGTACTTCAAGAcctgcaaggtttcatggtctcactaGCAGACATGGTACCTCAAGACCTGCAAGGTTTCATGTTCTCACTAGCGGACACGGTACCTCAAGACCTGCAAGGTTTCCTGGTCTCCCTGGAGGACACGGTACTTCAAGACCTGCAAGGTTTAATGTTCTCACTAGCGGACATGGTACCTCAAGACCTGAAAGGTTTCCTGGTCTCACTGGCGGACAGGGTACTTCAAGAcctgcaaggtttcatggtctcactaGCAGACACTGTACCTCAAGACCTGCAAG gtttcatggtctcactaGCAGACACTGTACCTCAAGACCTGCAAGGTTTCATGTTCTCACTAGTGGACATGGTACCTCAAGAcctgcaaggtttcatggtctcactaGCGGACACGGTACCTCAAGACCTGCAAGGTTTCATGTTCTCACTAGTGGACATGGTACCTCAAGAcctgcaag GTTTCATGTTCTCACTAGCGGACACGGTACCTCAAGAcctgcaaggtttcatggtctcactaGCGGACACGGTACCTCAAGACCTGCAAGGTTTCATGTTCTCACTAGTGGACATGGTACCTCAAGAcctgcaaggtttcatggtctcactaGCGGACACGGTACCTCAAGACCTGCAAGGTTTCATGTTCTCACTAGTGGACATGGTACCTCAAGAcctgcaaggtttcatggtctcactaGCAGACACGGTACCTCAAGACCTgcaag gtttcatggtctcactaGCGGACACAGTACCTCAAGACCAgcaaggtttcctggtctcaCTGGCGGACACAGTACCTCAAGAcctgcaaggtttcatggtctcactaGCGGACATGGTACCTCAAGAcctgcaag gtttcatggtctcactaGCGGACACAGTACCTCAAGAcctgcaag gtttcatggtctcactGGCGGACACAGTACCTCAAGAcctgcaaggtttcatggtctcgcTAGCGGACATGGTACCTCAAGACCTgcaaggtttcctggtctcaCTGGCGGACACAGTACCTCAAGACCTgcaag gtttcatggtctcactaGCGGACATGGTACTTTTAGAcctgcaaggtttcatggtctcactGGCGGACACAGTACCTCAAGAcctgcaaggtttcatggtctcgcTAGCGGACATGGTACCTCAAGAcctgcaaggtttcatggtctcacaaGCCGACACGGTACCTCAAGACCTAACTGCGGGAATGTGTAGGCTGAACAGGAGCTACCATGGTTGCATATGGCTTATAACATGA
- the LOC127837431 gene encoding uncharacterized protein LOC127837431 isoform X34 — MFSLADTVPQDLQGFMFSLADTVPQDLQGFMFSLVDTVPQDLQGFMFSLADTVPQDLQGFMVSLADMVLQDLQGFMVSLADTVLQDLQGFMVSLADMVPQDLQGFMFSLADTVPQDLQGFLVSLEDTVLQDLQGLMFSLADMVPQDLKGFLVSLADRVLQDLQGFMVSLADTVPQDLQGFMVSLADTVPQDLQGFMFSLVDMVPQDLQGFMVSLADTVPQDLQGFMFSLVDMVPQDLQGFMFSLADTVPQDLQGFMVSLADTVPQDLQGFMFSLVDMVPQDLQGFMVSLADTVPQDLQGFMFSLVDMVPQDLQGFMVSLADTVPQDLQGFMVSLADTVPQDQQGFLVSLADTVPQDLQGFMVSLADMVPQDLQGFLVSLADTVPQDLQGFMVSLADMVLLDLQGFMVSLADTVPQDLQGFMVSLADMVPQDLQGFLVSLADTVPQDLQGFMVSLADMVLLDLQGFMVSLADTVPQDLQGFMVSLADMVPQDLQGFMVSQADTVPQDLTAGMCRLNRSYHGCIWLIT, encoded by the exons ATGTTCTCACTAGCGGACACGGTACCTCAAGACCTGCAAGGTTTCATGTTCTCACTAGCGGACACGGTACCTCAAGACCTGCAAGGTTTCATGTTCTCACTAGTGGACACGGTACCTCAAGACCTGCAAGGTTTCATGTTCTCACTAGCGGACACGGTACCTCAAGAcctgcaaggtttcatggtctcactaGCGGACATGGTACTTCAAGAcctgcaaggtttcatggtctcactGGCGGACACGGTACTTCAAGAcctgcaaggtttcatggtctcactaGCAGACATGGTACCTCAAGACCTGCAAGGTTTCATGTTCTCACTAGCGGACACGGTACCTCAAGACCTGCAAGGTTTCCTGGTCTCCCTGGAGGACACGGTACTTCAAGACCTGCAAGGTTTAATGTTCTCACTAGCGGACATGGTACCTCAAGACCTGAAAGGTTTCCTGGTCTCACTGGCGGACAGGGTACTTCAAGAcctgcaaggtttcatggtctcactaGCAGACACTGTACCTCAAGACCTGCAAG gtttcatggtctcactaGCAGACACTGTACCTCAAGACCTGCAAGGTTTCATGTTCTCACTAGTGGACATGGTACCTCAAGAcctgcaaggtttcatggtctcactaGCGGACACGGTACCTCAAGACCTGCAAGGTTTCATGTTCTCACTAGTGGACATGGTACCTCAAGAcctgcaag GTTTCATGTTCTCACTAGCGGACACGGTACCTCAAGAcctgcaaggtttcatggtctcactaGCGGACACGGTACCTCAAGACCTGCAAGGTTTCATGTTCTCACTAGTGGACATGGTACCTCAAGAcctgcaaggtttcatggtctcactaGCGGACACGGTACCTCAAGACCTGCAAGGTTTCATGTTCTCACTAGTGGACATGGTACCTCAAGAcctgcaaggtttcatggtctcactaGCAGACACGGTACCTCAAGACCTgcaag gtttcatggtctcactaGCGGACACAGTACCTCAAGACCAgcaaggtttcctggtctcaCTGGCGGACACAGTACCTCAAGAcctgcaaggtttcatggtctcactaGCGGACATGGTACCTCAAGAcctgcaag gtttcctggtctcaCTGGCGGACACGGTACCTCAAGAcctgcaaggtttcatggtctcactaGCGGACATGGTACTTTTAGAcctgcaaggtttcatggtctcactGGCGGACACAGTACCTCAAGAcctgcaaggtttcatggtctcgcTAGCGGACATGGTACCTCAAGACCTgcaaggtttcctggtctcaCTGGCGGACACAGTACCTCAAGACCTgcaag gtttcatggtctcactaGCGGACATGGTACTTTTAGAcctgcaaggtttcatggtctcactGGCGGACACAGTACCTCAAGAcctgcaaggtttcatggtctcgcTAGCGGACATGGTACCTCAAGAcctgcaaggtttcatggtctcacaaGCCGACACGGTACCTCAAGACCTAACTGCGGGAATGTGTAGGCTGAACAGGAGCTACCATGGTTGCATATGGCTTATAACATGA
- the LOC127837431 gene encoding uncharacterized protein LOC127837431 isoform X14: protein MFSLADTVPQDLQGFMFSLADTVPQDLQGFMFSLVDTVPQDLQGFMFSLADTVPQDLQGFMVSLADMVLQDLQGFMVSLADTVLQDLQGFMVSLADMVPQDLQGFMFSLADTVPQDLQGFLVSLEDTVLQDLQGLMFSLADMVPQDLKGFLVSLADRVLQDLQGFMVSLADTVPQDLQGFMVSLADTVPQDLQGFMFSLVDMVPQDLQGFMVSLADTVPQDLQGFMFSLVDMVPQDLQGFMFSLADTVPQDLQGFMVSLADTVPQDLQGFMFSLVDMVPQDLQGFMVSLADTVPQDLQGFMFSLVDMVPQDLQGFMVSLADTVPQDLQGFMVSLADTVPQDQQGFLVSLADTVPQDLQGFMVSLADMVPQDLQGFMVSLADTVLQDLQGFLVSLADTVPQDLQGFLVSLADTVPQDLQGFMVSLADMVLLDLQGFMVSLADTVPQDLQGFMVSLADMVPQDLQGFLVSLADTVPQDLQGFMVSLADMVLLDLQGFMVSLADTVPQDLQGFMVSLADMVPQDLQGFMVSQADTVPQDLTAGMCRLNRSYHGCIWLIT, encoded by the exons ATGTTCTCACTAGCGGACACGGTACCTCAAGACCTGCAAGGTTTCATGTTCTCACTAGCGGACACGGTACCTCAAGACCTGCAAGGTTTCATGTTCTCACTAGTGGACACGGTACCTCAAGACCTGCAAGGTTTCATGTTCTCACTAGCGGACACGGTACCTCAAGAcctgcaaggtttcatggtctcactaGCGGACATGGTACTTCAAGAcctgcaaggtttcatggtctcactGGCGGACACGGTACTTCAAGAcctgcaaggtttcatggtctcactaGCAGACATGGTACCTCAAGACCTGCAAGGTTTCATGTTCTCACTAGCGGACACGGTACCTCAAGACCTGCAAGGTTTCCTGGTCTCCCTGGAGGACACGGTACTTCAAGACCTGCAAGGTTTAATGTTCTCACTAGCGGACATGGTACCTCAAGACCTGAAAGGTTTCCTGGTCTCACTGGCGGACAGGGTACTTCAAGAcctgcaaggtttcatggtctcactaGCAGACACTGTACCTCAAGACCTGCAAG gtttcatggtctcactaGCAGACACTGTACCTCAAGACCTGCAAGGTTTCATGTTCTCACTAGTGGACATGGTACCTCAAGAcctgcaaggtttcatggtctcactaGCGGACACGGTACCTCAAGACCTGCAAGGTTTCATGTTCTCACTAGTGGACATGGTACCTCAAGAcctgcaag GTTTCATGTTCTCACTAGCGGACACGGTACCTCAAGAcctgcaaggtttcatggtctcactaGCGGACACGGTACCTCAAGACCTGCAAGGTTTCATGTTCTCACTAGTGGACATGGTACCTCAAGAcctgcaaggtttcatggtctcactaGCGGACACGGTACCTCAAGACCTGCAAGGTTTCATGTTCTCACTAGTGGACATGGTACCTCAAGAcctgcaaggtttcatggtctcactaGCAGACACGGTACCTCAAGACCTgcaag gtttcatggtctcactaGCGGACACAGTACCTCAAGACCAgcaaggtttcctggtctcaCTGGCGGACACAGTACCTCAAGAcctgcaaggtttcatggtctcactaGCGGACATGGTACCTCAAGAcctgcaag GTTTCATGGTTTCACTAGCGGACACAGTACTTCAAGACCTgcaaggtttcctggtctcaCTAGCAGACACAGTACCTCAAGACCTgcaaggtttcctggtctcaCTGGCGGACACGGTACCTCAAGAcctgcaaggtttcatggtctcactaGCGGACATGGTACTTTTAGAcctgcaaggtttcatggtctcactGGCGGACACAGTACCTCAAGAcctgcaaggtttcatggtctcgcTAGCGGACATGGTACCTCAAGACCTgcaaggtttcctggtctcaCTGGCGGACACAGTACCTCAAGACCTgcaag gtttcatggtctcactaGCGGACATGGTACTTTTAGAcctgcaaggtttcatggtctcactGGCGGACACAGTACCTCAAGAcctgcaaggtttcatggtctcgcTAGCGGACATGGTACCTCAAGAcctgcaaggtttcatggtctcacaaGCCGACACGGTACCTCAAGACCTAACTGCGGGAATGTGTAGGCTGAACAGGAGCTACCATGGTTGCATATGGCTTATAACATGA
- the LOC127837431 gene encoding uncharacterized protein LOC127837431 isoform X38, with product MFSLADTVPQDLQGFMFSLADTVPQDLQGFMFSLVDTVPQDLQGFMFSLADTVPQDLQGFMVSLADMVLQDLQGFMVSLADTVLQDLQGFMVSLADMVPQDLQGFMFSLADTVPQDLQGFLVSLEDTVLQDLQGLMFSLADMVPQDLKGFLVSLADRVLQDLQGFMFSLVDMVPQDLQGFMFSLVDMVPQDLQGFMVSLADTVPQDLQGFMFSLVDMVPQDLQGFMFSLVDMVPQDLQGFMVSLADTVPQDLQGFMVSLADMVPQDLQGFMVSLADMVLLDLQGFMVSLADTVPQDLQGFMVSLADMVPQDLRGFLVSLADTVPQDLQGFMVSLADTVLQDLQGFLVSLADTVPQDLQGFLVSLADTVPQDLQGFMVSLADMVLLDLQGFMVSLADTVPQDLQGFMVSLADMVPQDLQGFLVSLADTVPQDLQGFMVSLADMVLLDLQGFMVSLADTVPQDLQGFMVSLADMVPQDLQGFMVSQADTVPQDLTAGMCRLNRSYHGCIWLIT from the exons ATGTTCTCACTAGCGGACACGGTACCTCAAGACCTGCAAGGTTTCATGTTCTCACTAGCGGACACGGTACCTCAAGACCTGCAAGGTTTCATGTTCTCACTAGTGGACACGGTACCTCAAGACCTGCAAGGTTTCATGTTCTCACTAGCGGACACGGTACCTCAAGAcctgcaaggtttcatggtctcactaGCGGACATGGTACTTCAAGAcctgcaaggtttcatggtctcactGGCGGACACGGTACTTCAAGAcctgcaaggtttcatggtctcactaGCAGACATGGTACCTCAAGACCTGCAAGGTTTCATGTTCTCACTAGCGGACACGGTACCTCAAGACCTGCAAGGTTTCCTGGTCTCCCTGGAGGACACGGTACTTCAAGACCTGCAAGGTTTAATGTTCTCACTAGCGGACATGGTACCTCAAGACCTGAAAGGTTTCCTGGTCTCACTGGCGGACAGGGTACTTCAAGAcctgcaag GTTTCATGTTCTCACTAGTGGACATGGTACCTCAAGAcctgcaag GTTTCATGTTCTCACTAGTGGACATGGTACCTCAAGAcctgcaaggtttcatggtctcactaGCGGACACGGTACCTCAAGACCTGCAAGGTTTCATGTTCTCACTAGTGGACATGGTACCTCAAGAcctgcaag GTTTCATGTTCTCACTAGTGGACATGGTACCTCAAGAcctgcaaggtttcatggtctcactaGCGGACACGGTACCTCAAGACCTGCAAG gtttcatggtctcactaGCGGACATGGTACCTCAAGAcctgcaaggtttcatggtctcactaGCGGACATGGTACTTTTAGACCTgcaag gtttcatggtctcactaGCGGACACAGTACCTCAAGAcctgcaaggtttcatggtctcgcTAGCGGACATGGTACCTCAAGACCTGCGAGGTTTCCTGGTCTCACTAGCGGACACAGTACCTCAAGACCTGCAAGGTTTCATGGTTTCACTAGCGGACACAGTACTTCAAGACCTgcaaggtttcctggtctcaCTAGCAGACACAGTACCTCAAGACCTgcaaggtttcctggtctcaCTGGCGGACACGGTACCTCAAGAcctgcaaggtttcatggtctcactaGCGGACATGGTACTTTTAGAcctgcaaggtttcatggtctcactGGCGGACACAGTACCTCAAGAcctgcaaggtttcatggtctcgcTAGCGGACATGGTACCTCAAGACCTgcaaggtttcctggtctcaCTGGCGGACACAGTACCTCAAGACCTgcaag gtttcatggtctcactaGCGGACATGGTACTTTTAGAcctgcaaggtttcatggtctcactGGCGGACACAGTACCTCAAGAcctgcaaggtttcatggtctcgcTAGCGGACATGGTACCTCAAGAcctgcaaggtttcatggtctcacaaGCCGACACGGTACCTCAAGACCTAACTGCGGGAATGTGTAGGCTGAACAGGAGCTACCATGGTTGCATATGGCTTATAACATGA
- the LOC127837431 gene encoding uncharacterized protein LOC127837431 isoform X36 yields MFSLADTVPQDLQGFMFSLADTVPQDLQGFMFSLVDTVPQDLQGFMFSLADTVPQDLQGFMVSLADMVLQDLQGFMVSLADTVLQDLQGFMVSLADMVPQDLQGFMFSLADTVPQDLQGFLVSLEDTVLQDLQGLMFSLADMVPQDLKGFLVSLADRVLQDLQGFMVSLADTVPQDLQGFMVSLADTVPQDLQGFMFSLVDMVPQDLQGFMVSLADTVPQDLQGFMFSLVDMVPQDLQGFMFSLADTVPQDLQGFMVSLADTVPQDLQGFMFSLVDMVPQDLQGFMVSLADTVPQDLQGFMFSLVDMVPQDLQGFMVSLADTVPQDLQGFMVSLADTVPQDQQGFLVSLADTVPQDLQGFMVSLADMVPQDLQGFMVSLADTVLQDLQGFLVSLADTVPQDLQGFMVSLADTVPQDLQGFMVSLADMVPQDLQGFMVSLADTVPQDLQGFLVSLADTVPQDLQGFMVSLADTVPQDLQGFMVSLADMVPQDLQGFMVSQADTVPQDLTAGMCRLNRSYHGCIWLIT; encoded by the exons ATGTTCTCACTAGCGGACACGGTACCTCAAGACCTGCAAGGTTTCATGTTCTCACTAGCGGACACGGTACCTCAAGACCTGCAAGGTTTCATGTTCTCACTAGTGGACACGGTACCTCAAGACCTGCAAGGTTTCATGTTCTCACTAGCGGACACGGTACCTCAAGAcctgcaaggtttcatggtctcactaGCGGACATGGTACTTCAAGAcctgcaaggtttcatggtctcactGGCGGACACGGTACTTCAAGAcctgcaaggtttcatggtctcactaGCAGACATGGTACCTCAAGACCTGCAAGGTTTCATGTTCTCACTAGCGGACACGGTACCTCAAGACCTGCAAGGTTTCCTGGTCTCCCTGGAGGACACGGTACTTCAAGACCTGCAAGGTTTAATGTTCTCACTAGCGGACATGGTACCTCAAGACCTGAAAGGTTTCCTGGTCTCACTGGCGGACAGGGTACTTCAAGAcctgcaaggtttcatggtctcactaGCAGACACTGTACCTCAAGACCTGCAAG gtttcatggtctcactaGCAGACACTGTACCTCAAGACCTGCAAGGTTTCATGTTCTCACTAGTGGACATGGTACCTCAAGAcctgcaaggtttcatggtctcactaGCGGACACGGTACCTCAAGACCTGCAAGGTTTCATGTTCTCACTAGTGGACATGGTACCTCAAGAcctgcaag GTTTCATGTTCTCACTAGCGGACACGGTACCTCAAGAcctgcaaggtttcatggtctcactaGCGGACACGGTACCTCAAGACCTGCAAGGTTTCATGTTCTCACTAGTGGACATGGTACCTCAAGAcctgcaaggtttcatggtctcactaGCGGACACGGTACCTCAAGACCTGCAAGGTTTCATGTTCTCACTAGTGGACATGGTACCTCAAGAcctgcaaggtttcatggtctcactaGCAGACACGGTACCTCAAGACCTgcaag gtttcatggtctcactaGCGGACACAGTACCTCAAGACCAgcaaggtttcctggtctcaCTGGCGGACACAGTACCTCAAGAcctgcaaggtttcatggtctcactaGCGGACATGGTACCTCAAGAcctgcaag GTTTCATGGTTTCACTAGCGGACACAGTACTTCAAGACCTgcaaggtttcctggtctcaCTAGCAGACACAGTACCTCAAGACCTgcaag gtttcatggtctcactGGCGGACACAGTACCTCAAGAcctgcaaggtttcatggtctcgcTAGCGGACATGGTACCTCAAGACCTgcaag gtttcatggtctcactaGCAGACACAGTACCTCAAGACCTgcaaggtttcctggtctcaCTAGCAGACACAGTACCTCAAGAcctgcaag gtttcatggtctcactGGCGGACACAGTACCTCAAGAcctgcaaggtttcatggtctcgcTAGCGGACATGGTACCTCAAGAcctgcaaggtttcatggtctcacaaGCCGACACGGTACCTCAAGACCTAACTGCGGGAATGTGTAGGCTGAACAGGAGCTACCATGGTTGCATATGGCTTATAACATGA
- the LOC127837431 gene encoding uncharacterized protein LOC127837431 isoform X7 has product MFSLADTVPQDLQGFMFSLADTVPQDLQGFMFSLVDTVPQDLQGFMFSLADTVPQDLQGFMVSLADMVLQDLQGFMVSLADTVLQDLQGFMVSLADMVPQDLQGFMFSLADTVPQDLQGFLVSLEDTVLQDLQGLMFSLADMVPQDLKGFLVSLADRVLQDLQGFMVSLADTVPQDLQGFMVSLADTVPQDLQGFMFSLVDMVPQDLQGFMVSLADTVPQDLQGFMFSLVDMVPQDLQGFMFSLADTVPQDLQGFMVSLADTVPQDLQGFMFSLVDMVPQDLQGFMVSLADTVPQDLQGFMFSLVDMVPQDLQGFMVSLADTVPQDLQGFMVSLADTVPQDQQGFLVSLADTVPQDLQGFMVSLADMVPQDLQGFMVSLADTVPQDLQGFLVSLADTVPQDLQGFMVSLADTVLQDLQGFLVSLADTVPQDLQGFLVSLADTVPQDLQGFMVSLADMVLLDLQGFMVSLADTVPQDLQGFMVSLADMVPQDLQGFLVSLADTVPQDLQGFMVSLADMVLLDLQGFMVSLADTVPQDLQGFMVSLADMVPQDLQGFMVSQADTVPQDLTAGMCRLNRSYHGCIWLIT; this is encoded by the exons ATGTTCTCACTAGCGGACACGGTACCTCAAGACCTGCAAGGTTTCATGTTCTCACTAGCGGACACGGTACCTCAAGACCTGCAAGGTTTCATGTTCTCACTAGTGGACACGGTACCTCAAGACCTGCAAGGTTTCATGTTCTCACTAGCGGACACGGTACCTCAAGAcctgcaaggtttcatggtctcactaGCGGACATGGTACTTCAAGAcctgcaaggtttcatggtctcactGGCGGACACGGTACTTCAAGAcctgcaaggtttcatggtctcactaGCAGACATGGTACCTCAAGACCTGCAAGGTTTCATGTTCTCACTAGCGGACACGGTACCTCAAGACCTGCAAGGTTTCCTGGTCTCCCTGGAGGACACGGTACTTCAAGACCTGCAAGGTTTAATGTTCTCACTAGCGGACATGGTACCTCAAGACCTGAAAGGTTTCCTGGTCTCACTGGCGGACAGGGTACTTCAAGAcctgcaaggtttcatggtctcactaGCAGACACTGTACCTCAAGACCTGCAAG gtttcatggtctcactaGCAGACACTGTACCTCAAGACCTGCAAGGTTTCATGTTCTCACTAGTGGACATGGTACCTCAAGAcctgcaaggtttcatggtctcactaGCGGACACGGTACCTCAAGACCTGCAAGGTTTCATGTTCTCACTAGTGGACATGGTACCTCAAGAcctgcaag GTTTCATGTTCTCACTAGCGGACACGGTACCTCAAGAcctgcaaggtttcatggtctcactaGCGGACACGGTACCTCAAGACCTGCAAGGTTTCATGTTCTCACTAGTGGACATGGTACCTCAAGAcctgcaaggtttcatggtctcactaGCGGACACGGTACCTCAAGACCTGCAAGGTTTCATGTTCTCACTAGTGGACATGGTACCTCAAGAcctgcaaggtttcatggtctcactaGCAGACACGGTACCTCAAGACCTgcaag gtttcatggtctcactaGCGGACACAGTACCTCAAGACCAgcaaggtttcctggtctcaCTGGCGGACACAGTACCTCAAGAcctgcaaggtttcatggtctcactaGCGGACATGGTACCTCAAGAcctgcaag gtttcatggtctcactaGCGGACACAGTACCTCAAGAcctgcaag GTTTCCTGGTCTCACTAGCGGACACAGTACCTCAAGACCTGCAAGGTTTCATGGTTTCACTAGCGGACACAGTACTTCAAGACCTgcaaggtttcctggtctcaCTAGCAGACACAGTACCTCAAGACCTgcaaggtttcctggtctcaCTGGCGGACACGGTACCTCAAGAcctgcaaggtttcatggtctcactaGCGGACATGGTACTTTTAGAcctgcaaggtttcatggtctcactGGCGGACACAGTACCTCAAGAcctgcaaggtttcatggtctcgcTAGCGGACATGGTACCTCAAGACCTgcaaggtttcctggtctcaCTGGCGGACACAGTACCTCAAGACCTgcaag gtttcatggtctcactaGCGGACATGGTACTTTTAGAcctgcaaggtttcatggtctcactGGCGGACACAGTACCTCAAGAcctgcaaggtttcatggtctcgcTAGCGGACATGGTACCTCAAGAcctgcaaggtttcatggtctcacaaGCCGACACGGTACCTCAAGACCTAACTGCGGGAATGTGTAGGCTGAACAGGAGCTACCATGGTTGCATATGGCTTATAACATGA